In Balnearium lithotrophicum, the sequence TCTGTCAATCCACCTTCAAAGGCTATTCTTCCAATTTTTATAAGTTCCTTTCTCTCCTCTTTGAACGGAACCATTATTCCTCCAAAATAAAAAGCCGCCCTTAAGGGCGGCTTTTGAATGTCATTACTTTACATTACCTTTTCTTCCTTAACCTCTCCATAGCAATTTGAATGCTTGCCCTCAACCTATCTATAGCAATGGCAAGTTTTGTAATTTCATCCCTTACATTCTCCTCTTTGAGCCCTCTTACACCGAGGTCAACATCCAGCTTTCCAAGGCTAATATCATGAGCAGCCTTTGTTAGCTTCTCAATAGGTTTAACAATTTCATTTTTGGCAAAGTACCAGAAAATACCAAATGCAACTAAAAGAGCTAAAACGTTCCATATGTCAACTATGGAAACAGCAATTGCCAAGATACTTGGAGGAATAATTGTAACACTAATGATTCCTCTAAGTTCTCCTAACTTA encodes:
- a CDS encoding HAMP domain-containing protein, yielding MAIAVSIVDIWNVLALLVAFGIFWYFAKNEIVKPIEKLTKAAHDISLGKLDVDLGVRGLKEENVRDEITKLAIAIDRLRASIQIAMERLRKKR